A single window of Salvia splendens isolate huo1 chromosome 6, SspV2, whole genome shotgun sequence DNA harbors:
- the LOC121808881 gene encoding uncharacterized protein LOC121808881, protein MIRTTSISESENSFYKSFLKPRANIAEFYLNFNHAVEFQRNSRTTLDYHDATVLPILATALPFEKHASTLYTDSMFKKIQEEIVEGNDRCRVLGFSSTDMVDTYELGDNNRNSYFVRHDKTDDSYSCECKLFDKYCENRWMKTPLAKAVHGEFFDALPTMSIVGNRQTVSKQAISMFYGFLRRFETDIEVFRAFVGGVEELSNSLQAGTPTTSASEKKRMIEEFYGMVRPEVVEVHPPDVVKTKGHASSSASRLISKREKAIKDATRPLRRCKACDEMGHHNSRNCPMLKETAMEKEMRKGKRPA, encoded by the exons ATGATTAGGACTACGTCCATATCCGAATCGGAGAACAGCTTTTACAAAAGTTTTCTGAAACCCCGAGCTAACATTGCCGAATTCTACTTGAATTTCAACCATGCCGTAGAATTCCAGCGGAACAGTAGAACAACGTTGGACTACCACGATGCTACTGTCCTGCCCATATTGGCCACTGCTTTGCCATTCGAGAAACATGCTTCCACGTTGTACACCGATAGTATGTTCAAGAAAATACAGGAAGAAATTGTTGAGGGTAATGACAGATGCCGCGTGCTTGGATTTTCATCTACAGACATGGTTGACACCTACGAGCTTGGGGACAACAATCGCAATTCGTATTTTGTGCGTCACGATAAGACTGATGACTCATACTCGTGCGAATGCAAACTTTTCG ATAAATACTGCGAGAATAGATGGATGAAGACTCCGTTAGCCAAGGCAGTACATGGGGAGTTTTTTGATGCCCTGCCTACCATGTCCATCGTTGGCAATAGGCAAACTGTTTCAAAGCAAGCGATTTCGATGTTCTATGGTTTTCTTCGACGATTTGAGACGGACATTGAAGTGTTTCGTGCATTCGTTGGTGGTGTGGAAGAACTTAGTAATTCTCTTCAAGCTGGAACTCCGACAACATCCGCCTCTGAAAAGAAGCGGATGATTGAAGAGTTTTATGGTATGGTAAGGCCTGAAGTAGTTGAGGTCCATCCTCCGGATGTCGTGAAGACCAAGGGCCACGCTAGCAGCTCAGCGAGCCGTCTGATTTCCAAGAGAGAAAAGGCTATAAAGGATGCTACTAGGCCTCTTAGACGGTGTAAGGCGTGCGATGAGATGGGCCATCACAACTCTCGAAATTGTCCAATGCTTAAAGAGACGGCGATGGAGAAAGAGATGCGGAAGGGCAAGAGGCCAGCTTGA
- the LOC121809859 gene encoding uncharacterized protein LOC121809859 yields the protein MGKTGRDWTQIYAIYGVDDWQTPLFLLINAVGFAALSVVFLLYFEPICVLLQRQHFFPGPAAARFAAGFTGSVTALSAVCLLFAAANFLYSAVGLHWEMSQRIVSSVPDWSSVRHALDLGCGRGILLNAVALQLKKSGSSGHVVGLSPARSEAQTGVLIPNHTLRTAGLEGVQEYVTCRPGDPRTLPFSDSYFDVVVSAAFVHKVGKEFGQKTAAAAAERMRVLGELVRVLKPGGVGVVWDLVHAEEYVQRLSELKMDEIRLSEGVTAFMVTSHIVSFRKPPQHFVGSAEVRLEWRFNNLS from the exons ATGGGGAAAACCGGCAGGGATTGGACTCAGATCTACGCGATCTACGGCGTCGACGACTGGCAGACGCCGCTCTTCCTCCTCATCAACGCGGTCGGCTTCGCGGCGCTCTCCGTCGTCTTCCTCCTCTACTTCGAGCCAATCTGCGTGCTCCTCCAGCGCCAGCACTTCTTCCCGGGCCCCGCCGCCGCCCGATTCGCCGCCGGATTCACCGGCTCCGTCACGGCGCTCTCCGCCGTGTGCCTCCTCTTCGccgccgccaacttcctctacTCCGCCGTCGGCCTCCACTGGGAGATGTCGCAGCGCATCGTCTCCTCCGTCCCGGACTGGTCCTCCGTCCGCCACGCCCTCGACCTCGGCTGCGGCCGCGGCATCCTCCTCAACGCCGTCGCCCTCCAGCTCAAGAAATCCGGATCCTCCGGCCACGTCGTCGGCCTCAGCCCGGCCCGCTCAGAGGCCCAAACCGGCGTTCTCATCCCCAACCACACCCTCCGGACCGCCGGCCTCGAGGGCGTCCAGGAATACGTCACTTGCCG GCCGGGAGATCCGCGGACACTTCCGTTCAGCGACAGTTACTTCGACGTGGTGGTGTCAGCGGCGTTCGTCCACAAggtggggaaggagttcgggCAGAAGACGGCGGCCGCAGCGGCGGAGAGGATGAGGGTACTGGGGGAGTTGGTGAGGGTGTTGAAGCCAGGTGGAGTGGGAGTGGTGTGGGATCTAGTGCACGCAGAGGAGTACGTGCAGAGGCTGAGTGAGCTGAAGATGGACGAGATAAGGCTGTCGGAGGGCGTCACGGCGTTTATGGTCACCAGTCACATCGTTTCCTTCCGCAAGCCACCTCAGCATTTTGTGGGGTCCGCTGAAGTTAGGCTTGAATGGAGATTCAACAACCTCTCTTGA